One genomic segment of Virgibacillus doumboii includes these proteins:
- a CDS encoding AMP-dependent synthetase/ligase: protein MKPDNLVDMLDRTVKQYPQKTALMWKEEGTYHEMTYGDLWNHIYHAASGLVQLGIKENDKVAILSNSNPMWAITDFALASIGAVSVPIYPTLPPEQVNFILKNAEVKTAVVENNEQRQKAVAGDAEIDHIITMYPSDSPLDNELAFFELEENGEMNKLPDWEETWRNITRDHLGTIIHTSGTTGKPKGVMLTHGNFLANIEGVQFWLIELLPEDLSLSYLPLSHVFERMAGHYMPLSVGTTIAYAESIDTIQENLTEVRPTVLTSVPRLFEKVYAKVREEIDGGSPTKRKIFNWAVSVGLERYDRYINSPVDQLIMQHAMPKKLQRKWKVADRLVFQKVKKKLGGRLRGMVSGGGTLNPELARFFWALNLPILEGYGLTETSPVITTNPIVRAKAGTVGKVLPNLDVRIAEDGEVLVRGLSVMKGYYNDPEATEKEFDGDWFYTGDIGELDQDNYLKIIDRKKRILVLSTGKNVAPQLIENAINESNFIEQSLVVGDNQKYIISLVNPDFENLLPWAKKNDIRSDSFVEICRHKKVKDLIQNEVESHTNSFSDYEKPKKIVIIGDEWTVETGELTPKLSMRVNVIENKYRRVIEKIYAADNSNSKNEKKLLVKN from the coding sequence ATGAAACCTGATAATTTGGTGGATATGCTTGATCGGACGGTGAAGCAATATCCACAAAAGACTGCGTTGATGTGGAAAGAAGAAGGTACCTATCATGAGATGACGTATGGAGATTTATGGAATCATATTTATCATGCTGCGTCTGGACTTGTTCAGCTCGGCATTAAGGAAAATGACAAAGTTGCTATTTTGTCCAACAGCAACCCCATGTGGGCAATTACGGATTTTGCTCTTGCAAGTATTGGGGCAGTGAGCGTACCTATTTACCCAACATTACCGCCTGAGCAGGTAAATTTTATCCTGAAAAATGCCGAGGTAAAAACAGCCGTTGTTGAAAATAATGAACAGCGTCAGAAAGCAGTTGCAGGGGATGCAGAAATTGACCATATTATTACGATGTATCCAAGTGATTCTCCATTAGATAATGAATTGGCATTCTTTGAACTGGAAGAAAACGGTGAAATGAATAAACTGCCAGACTGGGAAGAAACGTGGCGAAACATTACCCGGGATCACCTGGGTACGATTATCCATACATCGGGAACTACGGGAAAACCTAAAGGGGTAATGCTCACCCATGGAAATTTTTTGGCTAATATCGAAGGAGTACAATTTTGGCTGATTGAATTATTACCGGAGGATCTGTCACTATCATACTTGCCGTTATCACATGTGTTTGAGCGAATGGCCGGTCATTATATGCCTTTGTCGGTGGGAACGACAATAGCTTATGCGGAGAGTATCGATACGATTCAGGAAAATCTGACAGAAGTTCGTCCGACCGTTTTAACGAGTGTTCCAAGATTGTTTGAAAAAGTATATGCAAAAGTGCGTGAGGAAATCGATGGTGGTTCACCTACTAAGCGAAAAATCTTTAATTGGGCAGTTTCGGTCGGGCTGGAGCGCTATGACCGTTACATTAATTCACCGGTAGATCAGTTGATTATGCAGCATGCCATGCCAAAAAAACTGCAAAGGAAATGGAAGGTTGCTGACCGTCTCGTATTCCAAAAAGTTAAGAAAAAACTTGGCGGCAGGTTGCGTGGTATGGTTTCCGGTGGAGGGACGTTGAATCCGGAACTTGCCAGGTTCTTCTGGGCACTGAACTTACCAATTTTAGAAGGGTACGGATTGACTGAAACCTCCCCGGTAATTACAACAAACCCGATAGTCCGCGCTAAGGCAGGAACTGTTGGAAAAGTATTACCTAACCTGGACGTCCGGATTGCCGAAGATGGGGAAGTACTGGTAAGAGGATTAAGTGTAATGAAGGGGTATTACAACGACCCGGAAGCAACTGAGAAAGAATTTGACGGTGATTGGTTTTATACCGGTGATATCGGTGAACTCGATCAGGATAACTACTTAAAAATAATTGATCGTAAAAAACGTATCCTGGTTCTATCAACCGGAAAGAATGTCGCGCCGCAATTAATTGAAAATGCTATCAATGAAAGCAACTTTATCGAACAATCTCTGGTTGTCGGTGATAATCAAAAATATATTATTAGTCTTGTGAACCCGGACTTCGAAAATTTACTGCCATGGGCCAAAAAAAATGACATACGCTCTGATTCGTTTGTAGAAATTTGCCGTCACAAAAAAGTGAAAGACTTAATTCAAAACGAAGTGGAAAGCCATACGAACTCTTTTTCTGATTATGAAAAACCGAAAAAGATCGTAATTATTGGAGACGAGTGGACGGTTGAAACTGGTGAGTTAACACCTAAATTATCAATGCGTGTAAATGTGATTGAAAATAAATATAGACGGGTGATCGAAAAAATATATGCAGCAGATAATTCCAATTCCAAAAATGAAAAGAAGTTATTGGTGAAAAACTGA
- a CDS encoding helix-turn-helix transcriptional regulator, producing the protein MSSQVNHHMNTLFQNGLKIVRTHQQPILQEWEKVLSYLQQTGEKSAKNTEETIHYFSGQFFYQEIDEPEKSNVSLSFHSKSIQTNPFILTLLENAVHKVIQAREKLSFQDHQAVQYLFSAIGEDLLTQPYTQYFAIDSFLKSLVSSNQLPIEWTAIAIKKDQSYIVEKWFNNMNQDLLLGSDALKADTIYSLSELLLNQMTEINRKKSNVLPIPYEDSTLLVCVNHQDTSHVMPFITYALEIFRNGKDTLNVSKQEHKWKDSVIMFNEKIMRAQTYDEAVENITAGFVNYLPFDRCALFSYSINEQMGFGLFGHRLDNEAIQNITEDVNNLPLIQNNLKILQLFGENVNYLQPIYMKDASFGFPDIYVQQFNLRSVVVAPIFISSSSKLLGAAILDQGPGRYFKVAQETFSALIKFGQSAGEILAKYQNGRHDDQPKQETLHLSPREIEVLKLMAEGASTNEAASDLYLSEYTVRDYVSAIMQKMESKNRTEAVARAIREGLI; encoded by the coding sequence ATGTCCTCTCAAGTTAATCACCATATGAATACGCTATTTCAAAATGGACTTAAAATAGTCAGAACACATCAGCAGCCCATTTTACAGGAATGGGAAAAAGTTCTTTCATACCTGCAACAAACAGGGGAAAAGTCGGCAAAAAATACGGAAGAAACGATTCACTATTTTTCCGGACAATTCTTTTATCAGGAAATTGATGAACCAGAAAAATCAAATGTAAGCTTGTCTTTTCATTCCAAGTCAATTCAAACCAATCCGTTCATCCTTACACTATTGGAAAATGCAGTTCACAAAGTAATTCAGGCAAGGGAAAAGCTTTCATTTCAGGATCACCAGGCCGTGCAATATTTATTTTCAGCAATTGGCGAAGACTTGCTGACACAGCCATATACGCAATATTTTGCAATTGATTCCTTTTTGAAAAGTCTCGTTTCATCTAACCAATTGCCTATTGAATGGACAGCTATTGCCATTAAAAAAGATCAATCCTATATCGTTGAAAAATGGTTTAATAACATGAATCAGGACTTATTATTGGGGAGTGATGCTTTAAAAGCGGATACCATTTATTCCTTATCTGAACTGCTGCTGAATCAAATGACAGAGATAAATAGAAAGAAATCCAACGTTCTTCCGATTCCCTATGAAGATAGTACATTATTAGTTTGTGTAAACCATCAGGATACCTCCCATGTTATGCCGTTTATAACGTATGCACTGGAAATATTTCGAAATGGAAAAGACACATTAAACGTATCGAAGCAGGAACACAAGTGGAAGGATTCTGTCATCATGTTTAACGAAAAGATTATGCGGGCGCAAACATACGATGAAGCAGTGGAAAATATAACAGCGGGATTTGTTAATTATTTGCCATTCGACCGCTGTGCACTATTTTCATATTCTATTAATGAGCAGATGGGATTTGGTTTGTTTGGTCACCGTCTTGATAACGAAGCAATTCAAAATATTACTGAAGACGTTAATAATCTTCCGTTGATCCAAAATAACCTGAAAATCCTTCAACTATTTGGGGAAAATGTGAATTATTTACAGCCGATTTATATGAAGGATGCCTCTTTCGGATTTCCTGATATTTATGTTCAACAATTCAATTTACGGTCTGTTGTGGTTGCTCCCATTTTTATATCATCCTCCAGTAAACTTTTGGGTGCGGCTATCCTAGATCAGGGTCCAGGAAGATATTTCAAAGTGGCTCAGGAAACATTTTCTGCACTTATTAAGTTTGGTCAAAGTGCCGGAGAAATTCTGGCCAAATATCAAAATGGGCGACACGATGACCAACCAAAACAAGAAACATTACACCTTTCTCCCCGTGAAATCGAGGTACTGAAGTTAATGGCTGAAGGAGCATCAACAAATGAAGCAGCAAGTGACCTTTATTTAAGTGAATATACTGTTCGGGATTACGTATCTGCAATAATGCAAAAGATGGAATCGAAAAATCGTACTGAAGCCGTTGCACGAGCAATTCGTGAAGGATTAATTTAA
- a CDS encoding FAD-binding oxidoreductase, with translation MAKKVQTEKSGYIILPTHERYNEKRKVWNRLHDRYPAAIFECLSEKDVMSAVHYAKEQQLEVSVRGGGHHLAGTAVCDNGVMIDLSGMNSVFVDEERQVAVVEAGATLADIDAETQKFGLAVPTGTVSETGIAGLALGGGLGYLRGKYGLTCDNIISARMVTPNGKLIKVSSEDNADLFWAIRGGGGNFGVITAFEFQLYPVGPNVQAIDVMYDYKDAGEIFRKLKVYMESAPDDISVNTAIMQLPPAPFVPESMHFKRVVVVSGMYSGDLTAQAEQTINKPLQELATPLMDNTGMMPYAELQKKLDPMVPAGAEIVGTSLYFNELDENVLNIVFDSIEHSPLPMVMAQFWLLNGKMNRVSPDDTAFAVRDAGCLLLMDGEAIGGDATRSQEWMDSLYKKLLPYSYQKASYLNGAALDEEITRNTYADNYNKLASIKRDVDPDNMFCHNHNIRPKE, from the coding sequence ATGGCGAAGAAGGTTCAAACGGAAAAAAGCGGTTATATTATTTTGCCCACCCATGAACGCTACAATGAGAAAAGGAAGGTTTGGAACAGGTTACATGACAGGTATCCGGCTGCTATCTTTGAATGTTTGTCGGAGAAAGATGTCATGTCAGCAGTTCACTATGCAAAAGAACAGCAGCTGGAAGTTTCGGTTCGTGGCGGCGGCCATCATTTGGCAGGAACCGCTGTTTGCGATAATGGCGTCATGATTGATTTGTCCGGGATGAACAGTGTTTTCGTAGATGAGGAACGCCAGGTTGCAGTAGTGGAAGCAGGTGCAACACTAGCTGATATCGATGCGGAAACACAAAAGTTCGGTTTGGCTGTTCCAACAGGTACGGTATCAGAAACAGGGATTGCTGGATTGGCACTTGGCGGTGGGCTTGGTTATTTACGGGGAAAATACGGGTTGACGTGCGACAACATTATTTCAGCAAGAATGGTAACCCCAAATGGAAAGCTGATTAAGGTTAGCAGTGAAGATAATGCTGATCTGTTTTGGGCTATTCGTGGCGGCGGGGGAAATTTTGGTGTGATAACCGCTTTTGAATTCCAATTGTATCCTGTAGGTCCAAACGTTCAGGCAATTGATGTGATGTATGACTATAAGGATGCCGGAGAAATCTTTCGGAAGCTGAAAGTGTACATGGAAAGTGCCCCTGATGATATTTCTGTCAACACAGCAATTATGCAATTGCCTCCAGCGCCGTTTGTACCGGAAAGTATGCATTTCAAGCGAGTAGTAGTCGTTTCCGGAATGTATTCCGGTGATTTGACTGCTCAAGCTGAACAAACAATCAACAAGCCATTGCAGGAACTGGCGACACCGTTAATGGATAACACGGGAATGATGCCATATGCCGAGCTTCAGAAAAAACTTGATCCAATGGTGCCGGCTGGTGCAGAAATCGTGGGAACATCACTCTATTTCAATGAATTGGATGAAAACGTGCTTAACATTGTTTTTGATAGTATTGAACATTCACCACTTCCGATGGTAATGGCCCAATTCTGGTTGCTTAACGGTAAAATGAATCGTGTTTCACCTGACGATACCGCATTTGCCGTACGGGATGCCGGATGCCTTCTGCTTATGGATGGTGAAGCAATAGGGGGAGATGCAACCCGAAGTCAGGAGTGGATGGATTCACTATATAAAAAATTACTGCCATATTCGTATCAGAAAGCTTCCTATCTTAATGGAGCTGCGCTTGATGAAGAAATTACCAGGAACACGTATGCGGATAACTACAATAAGCTTGCTTCAATAAAGCGTGATGTTGATCCGGATAACATGTTCTGCCACAACCATAATATCAGACCAAAGGAATAA
- a CDS encoding DUF4870 domain-containing protein, translated as MTEEVKVDGTTEAVQEESADVKNNKGMAILAYIIFFIPLITAKESEFAMYHANQGLVLFLFGVSVSIVGTIVPIIGWLLILPLGMLCWFVFLVLGIINASNGKQKPLPMIGKVSILK; from the coding sequence ATGACAGAAGAAGTAAAAGTGGATGGTACAACAGAAGCGGTACAGGAGGAGTCTGCTGATGTAAAAAACAATAAAGGGATGGCAATTTTAGCCTACATTATATTTTTCATTCCGCTGATTACCGCCAAGGAATCTGAATTTGCCATGTACCACGCAAATCAGGGGCTCGTTTTGTTCCTGTTTGGGGTCAGTGTAAGTATCGTCGGGACGATTGTGCCGATTATCGGATGGTTGCTCATTTTACCACTGGGTATGCTTTGCTGGTTTGTATTTTTGGTACTGGGGATTATTAATGCTTCCAATGGAAAGCAAAAGCCGTTGCCGATGATTGGGAAAGTCAGCATTTTAAAATAA
- a CDS encoding helix-turn-helix domain-containing protein — protein sequence MEANKHTTASKSMDSFIQSIERDFFIGRADELAYFHKWLHFTNNEVKVLHIYGTGGVGKTYLLNEYARISAEEGILILKMDSRDFPQTPEGFIDHTLTLIETYTHINLPFENYTLRKFLYTLNELATDRQIIIAIDSYEHMDALDRWFRQVFVRNLPSTVFVITAGRHPLSGEWVESPAWRSITKEIELKEFTLAQTRDFLDYYGVDNNRIVKAMWKFTDGHPLTLTLAALTDEKISIGSVNEQSPHILVELTHRWLSEVKNEELHLIIEAASLFFSFDQSSLSAVLKQEIDSKTFNALTSLSFVKPVKNGWAMHDLIRDAIQMGLKLRHPERFEQFSRRSAAYYYKRTITNRSPEDAAAFFYHLGDEFIRSVFFQEKLDDSMYLEPIADYNFHEVNRFFENRKNNFDASEAQFYNRETNESYLFHASLEHNQREMELIDADYVKKINYKGAHLLKNKEDNTLGLSIIVPINKNTLDFLAREPVSRAYFSRLNKQDYKEYAVPENENAGWFIRFLDYTDASDTAARSYMLYNLFPLLLTGGRIVVSTPLPFFQDLLKNFGFDSIPEATHFDYGENYPSITYILDVRGSKLADYLKQLTAGNSVQNEMEIVAATFSLTNRETEIVKLILEDKGNAAIANELYVAEITVKKHITRIFKKVNVKNRTQLIKRIMEIIS from the coding sequence TTGGAAGCAAACAAACATACGACCGCCAGTAAAAGTATGGACAGTTTTATACAGTCGATTGAACGGGATTTTTTTATCGGAAGAGCGGATGAACTTGCCTATTTTCATAAGTGGTTGCATTTCACAAATAATGAAGTAAAGGTCCTCCATATTTATGGAACCGGGGGAGTTGGCAAAACGTATTTACTGAATGAATATGCCCGCATTTCCGCGGAAGAAGGAATTCTCATCCTTAAAATGGATAGTCGGGACTTTCCACAAACACCTGAAGGGTTTATAGATCACACGCTCACCTTAATAGAAACATACACCCACATCAATTTGCCTTTTGAAAACTACACATTGCGAAAATTCCTGTACACCTTAAACGAATTAGCAACCGATCGCCAAATTATTATAGCGATCGATTCATATGAACATATGGATGCCCTGGATCGGTGGTTCCGGCAAGTCTTCGTGCGAAATTTACCATCGACGGTTTTCGTTATTACGGCTGGCCGCCATCCTCTTTCAGGTGAATGGGTCGAGTCACCTGCCTGGCGCAGCATAACGAAAGAAATTGAGCTGAAAGAATTTACCTTGGCTCAGACTAGGGATTTCCTTGATTATTATGGAGTCGATAACAACCGTATTGTAAAGGCAATGTGGAAGTTCACCGACGGGCATCCGTTGACACTGACATTAGCAGCATTGACTGATGAAAAAATTTCGATTGGATCTGTAAACGAACAATCACCACATATTCTGGTGGAGCTTACACACCGTTGGTTAAGTGAAGTAAAAAATGAAGAATTGCACCTGATTATCGAAGCTGCTTCCCTTTTCTTCAGCTTTGACCAGTCAAGTCTGTCTGCAGTGCTGAAACAGGAAATAGATAGTAAAACATTTAATGCACTTACATCTTTATCATTCGTAAAACCCGTTAAAAATGGCTGGGCGATGCATGATTTGATCCGTGACGCCATTCAAATGGGTCTAAAATTACGTCATCCGGAGAGATTCGAACAATTCAGCAGACGCAGTGCAGCATATTATTACAAACGAACAATCACAAATCGTTCACCCGAGGATGCTGCAGCGTTTTTTTACCATTTGGGTGATGAGTTTATCCGGAGTGTGTTTTTTCAGGAGAAGCTTGATGATTCCATGTATCTGGAACCAATCGCAGACTACAACTTTCATGAAGTAAACCGTTTTTTTGAAAATCGGAAAAATAATTTCGATGCCAGTGAAGCACAATTTTACAATAGAGAAACAAATGAGTCCTATCTTTTTCATGCATCACTTGAGCATAACCAAAGAGAGATGGAACTAATTGACGCTGATTATGTTAAAAAAATCAATTATAAAGGTGCACATTTATTAAAGAATAAGGAAGATAATACCTTAGGACTTTCAATCATTGTACCGATAAATAAAAATACATTGGATTTTCTTGCCCGGGAGCCTGTTTCCCGTGCCTATTTCAGCAGGTTGAATAAACAGGATTATAAAGAATATGCTGTCCCGGAAAACGAAAATGCCGGCTGGTTCATCCGGTTTCTTGATTACACAGACGCTTCAGATACAGCTGCTCGTTCATATATGCTTTACAATCTCTTCCCATTACTGCTGACAGGCGGACGAATAGTCGTATCAACACCATTGCCATTTTTTCAGGACCTGCTGAAAAACTTCGGATTTGATAGTATTCCGGAAGCAACCCATTTCGACTATGGTGAGAATTATCCATCCATCACGTATATTCTGGATGTTCGCGGATCAAAACTGGCTGACTATTTAAAACAACTGACAGCTGGCAATTCCGTACAAAATGAAATGGAAATCGTAGCAGCTACATTCTCCCTTACAAACAGAGAAACAGAAATTGTAAAATTAATCCTGGAAGACAAAGGCAATGCGGCGATTGCCAATGAGTTATATGTTGCTGAAATAACCGTAAAGAAACATATCACACGGATTTTTAAAAAAGTAAACGTTAAGAACAGAACACAACTGATTAAGCGTATAATGGAGATCATTTCTTAG
- a CDS encoding DUF2188 domain-containing protein: protein MKNFSVAPNQDASAWIVKLEDVAPEAEFSAKDDAIEKANEMAKENSPSKLSILDKKHNIIEEKRF from the coding sequence ATGAAAAATTTCAGTGTAGCACCAAATCAGGATGCATCGGCCTGGATTGTAAAACTGGAGGACGTTGCTCCCGAGGCAGAGTTCAGTGCAAAAGATGATGCTATTGAAAAAGCCAATGAAATGGCAAAAGAAAACAGCCCAAGCAAACTTTCCATTTTGGACAAGAAACACAACATTATTGAAGAAAAGCGATTTTAA
- a CDS encoding CHY zinc finger protein, protein MKIKGAIDNETRCEHYHDKNDRIAIKFYCCGEYYPCYHCHKQYGCSDTKVWPREEFDQHAVLCGSCNTELTINEYLGSRNRCPSCGSSFNPGCSLHYHLYFET, encoded by the coding sequence ATGAAAATAAAAGGTGCAATTGATAATGAAACCCGTTGTGAGCACTATCATGATAAGAATGATAGAATCGCGATAAAGTTCTACTGTTGCGGGGAGTATTATCCGTGCTACCATTGCCATAAACAATACGGTTGCAGTGATACGAAGGTGTGGCCGCGGGAAGAATTTGATCAGCATGCTGTCCTGTGCGGCAGCTGTAATACCGAGCTTACGATAAATGAATATTTGGGCAGTAGGAATAGATGTCCTTCCTGTGGGAGCAGTTTTAATCCAGGATGTTCGCTGCATTATCATTTATATTTTGAAACTTAA
- a CDS encoding indolepyruvate ferredoxin oxidoreductase subunit alpha, with protein sequence MAFVILDPCRNEKSGECVTVCPVDCIEEGPEQFYIDPDVCIDCGACKAVCPVDAIVEEYDLEPEQETYLEQAEAFFAK encoded by the coding sequence TTGGCTTTTGTAATATTGGACCCATGTCGCAATGAAAAGTCAGGTGAATGTGTCACAGTTTGTCCGGTTGATTGCATTGAAGAAGGACCGGAACAATTTTACATAGATCCGGATGTTTGTATAGATTGTGGTGCATGTAAAGCAGTATGCCCAGTCGATGCGATTGTGGAAGAATATGATTTAGAACCTGAGCAGGAAACCTATCTGGAACAGGCAGAAGCGTTTTTTGCGAAGTAG
- a CDS encoding thioredoxin domain-containing protein: protein MTANQKPNRLIHEKSPYLQQHAYNPVNWYPWGDEAFEKAKAENKPIFLSIGYSTCHWCHVLAHESFEDEEVADFLNEHYVSIKVDREERPDIDSVYMKVCQMMTGQGGWPLSIFMTPDKIPFYAGTYFPRESKYGMPGIMEVLTQLSQKYHEDPEHIDEVTKSVTDALEKTVTTKSESRLSKEITDQAYQQLGRRFDFTHGGFGSAPKFPAPQNLLYLLRYSHFTGKTTALKMAESTLQAMANGGIYDHIGFGFARYSTDEKWLVPHFEKMLYDNALLLIAFTEAFQITKNPLYKKISEQIIEFVMREMRSADGGFYSAIDADSEGVEGKYYVWDYDEIFEILGEELGDLFAYVYGITPEGNFEGKNVPNLIDTNLESIAEEYDLQLEELHQQLDEARAKLLSEREKRVYPHVDDKILTSWNAMMIAALAKAGKVFQQPEYTETAKDAMSFIENNLVQNGRVMARYRDGDVKFNGYLDDYAFLLWAYTELYEATFSLSYLKKAGTFADDMIDLFWDNDNGGFFFNGHDSEELLSREKEVYDGALPSGNSAAAVMLAKIGYLTGETRYLDTLDEMYYAFYDDVNRAVSASTHFIQSLLLTEYPTKEVVIIGKENHLSEQLQQDFTPDISLLVSDSAEEFAVAAPFAAEYKQIDGATTFYVCENFACHQPVTDTEKARELISKK from the coding sequence ATGACTGCAAATCAAAAACCAAACAGGTTAATCCATGAAAAGTCCCCCTACCTCCAGCAGCATGCTTACAACCCTGTTAACTGGTATCCATGGGGAGACGAAGCATTTGAAAAAGCAAAAGCCGAAAACAAACCCATCTTCCTTTCCATCGGTTATTCAACTTGCCATTGGTGTCATGTCCTCGCCCACGAATCATTTGAGGATGAAGAGGTTGCCGATTTTTTGAACGAGCATTATGTTTCCATAAAGGTTGACCGTGAGGAACGCCCTGACATTGATTCGGTCTACATGAAAGTCTGCCAGATGATGACAGGTCAGGGAGGCTGGCCCCTATCCATTTTTATGACGCCTGATAAAATTCCGTTTTATGCGGGTACTTATTTTCCCCGTGAAAGCAAGTACGGGATGCCGGGTATCATGGAAGTGCTGACACAGCTGTCGCAAAAATACCATGAAGATCCAGAACATATTGATGAAGTAACGAAAAGTGTAACAGATGCACTGGAAAAAACGGTGACAACCAAAAGCGAATCGAGACTGTCAAAGGAAATTACCGACCAGGCATACCAGCAGCTTGGCAGAAGGTTTGATTTCACGCACGGCGGTTTTGGTTCAGCACCAAAGTTTCCCGCACCACAGAATTTACTATATTTACTGCGCTATTCCCATTTCACAGGAAAAACAACAGCGCTTAAAATGGCTGAAAGTACATTGCAGGCCATGGCTAATGGTGGTATCTATGACCATATCGGGTTTGGATTCGCACGTTATTCCACCGATGAAAAGTGGCTCGTCCCCCACTTTGAAAAAATGCTTTATGACAATGCGTTACTGCTGATTGCATTCACGGAAGCCTTTCAGATTACGAAAAATCCACTTTACAAAAAAATCAGCGAACAGATTATTGAATTTGTTATGCGGGAAATGCGAAGTGCAGACGGAGGGTTCTATTCTGCAATTGATGCCGACTCGGAAGGTGTGGAAGGAAAATATTATGTATGGGATTATGATGAAATTTTTGAAATCCTTGGTGAAGAACTCGGTGACCTGTTCGCTTATGTATACGGAATTACACCTGAAGGAAACTTTGAAGGGAAAAATGTGCCTAACCTGATTGACACGAACTTGGAATCCATTGCCGAAGAATATGATCTACAGTTGGAAGAACTGCATCAGCAACTGGATGAAGCGCGAGCCAAATTATTATCCGAACGCGAAAAACGTGTATACCCGCATGTTGATGACAAGATTTTAACATCATGGAATGCGATGATGATTGCTGCACTGGCCAAAGCCGGCAAAGTATTTCAGCAACCGGAATACACTGAAACAGCAAAAGATGCCATGTCTTTCATCGAAAATAACCTTGTGCAAAACGGCCGGGTGATGGCACGCTATCGTGATGGTGACGTGAAGTTCAACGGATACCTTGATGACTACGCATTTCTGTTATGGGCTTACACCGAATTATACGAAGCAACTTTTTCACTATCCTATCTCAAAAAAGCAGGAACATTTGCAGACGACATGATTGACTTATTTTGGGATAACGATAACGGTGGATTTTTCTTCAACGGTCACGATAGTGAAGAACTGCTCTCACGGGAAAAAGAAGTATATGATGGCGCACTGCCTTCAGGAAACAGTGCAGCAGCGGTCATGCTGGCAAAAATCGGTTATTTGACCGGCGAAACCAGGTATCTTGATACACTCGATGAAATGTACTATGCCTTTTACGATGATGTTAACCGGGCAGTTTCAGCAAGCACACATTTCATCCAAAGTCTCCTGCTAACCGAATACCCAACAAAAGAAGTCGTTATAATCGGAAAAGAAAACCACTTATCCGAACAGCTGCAGCAGGATTTCACACCTGATATCTCACTGCTTGTGAGCGACAGTGCAGAGGAATTCGCTGTAGCCGCTCCATTTGCAGCCGAATATAAGCAAATCGATGGGGCCACAACATTCTACGTATGCGAAAACTTTGCATGCCACCAGCCTGTGACAGACACAGAGAAAGCACGGGAACTAATCTCGAAAAAATAA
- a CDS encoding YmaF family protein, giving the protein MYYGIPIPYTSYPRQQGTAQDAKPPKNGHTHAHYGSTSCNDEHNHLHPGVTSTPIETNEGHVHIIYGNTTFDDEHIHYYEAYTSPPISLGNGYHTHYAEIKTTENDGHTHTIKGFTAPSKS; this is encoded by the coding sequence ATGTATTATGGGATCCCCATTCCTTATACTTCCTACCCGCGGCAACAAGGGACAGCACAAGATGCAAAGCCGCCAAAAAATGGACACACTCATGCGCATTACGGCTCAACATCCTGTAACGATGAGCATAACCATTTACATCCCGGTGTAACAAGCACACCGATTGAAACAAATGAAGGGCATGTCCACATCATTTACGGTAATACTACATTTGACGATGAACATATTCATTATTATGAGGCATATACAAGCCCGCCGATTTCACTTGGGAATGGCTATCATACCCATTATGCTGAAATAAAAACAACGGAAAACGATGGACATACACATACAATTAAAGGGTTTACGGCGCCTTCAAAAAGCTGA